The Cylindrospermum stagnale PCC 7417 genome segment CACCAATGAACTCCTGCGCTCGGATGAAACGGTTGAGGATTTTCCAGCATCACCAGCACTGCCACTACTAGATCTGACCCTAAATCGGGAGAGCTACATCGCTCGTTGGGGTCAAGCTTTAACAATCAATGGGCACGTCGAACTAAGAGAAAACAGGAATCTGGAAGGTGAGACCTCATCCCCTGAGAGGCTTTGGGGGCTGCAACTAGAAATTGAATTGCGATCGCCCCAGGAGTCAAAGATTTTGACCCATGTCAGGCAACCATTACTAGATCAGGTATTGCCCTTCACCTTCAGCACGTCGATTGATATTCCTGCTGATGATGAATCCAAGCTGATTTTGGCAGATATTGATTTGTACGGTGCTCTCGCCGATGTTGAAGAAATTATCCTATTAGCCAGCCATTCTTTCACGATTACAGCAGATGTGACGGAATTACTGGCAATCACAGCCACAGCAAAATCTAGTGCAGCGGATCTGTTAGCTAAAAATAGTGTGTCACGGACGCTGCCTGCTACTTACACCGAACCAGAGCCGTCTGTTAGCCTCGATTTAGAACTTTTCAATTTGGTCAAAACCCTAAAAACATTTCAATCTCAGCCCCCGAATCCATTACCAAAGAAACCCCTGCCACCAGTAATTAACCCGCGAGTTCTGGTGTCTACGCTCAATAAATCAGCAGATGGATCTTGGCCGCAACTGCCGAAGTTGCCTGTGACTTCAACTAATGCGTTCGCGAACAGCGGGGCGCAGCCCATTGCTTCGACTGCTTTAATCGCAGAATCACCAACACAAAATGTGCCTGTAGAGAAGACTAGCGCGATGGGCTACGGCCCGCCTAAGGCGATCGCTACCATTAATCTGGAGCAGCTGGTGATCAAACCCCGGCGAGTGCCAATGCTCAACACCACCTTACCCTACCTGAGACGGCTACCAGCTTTACCGGATGAGAGCGAATTCGTAAATAGCGATGCGCCAGAGGACTACCAGCAGTTGGTAGCAATTGTAGATGAGGTTGAAAAGACACCCGAATTAGTCACAGGGGAGGCGCCATTACAGGATGAGTCTGTTGCTGAAGTAGTAGCTTCTGCAAATGCGGAATTCATCGATCAGTCTGTAGCCCAAGAACCTGCCCCACCAAGCGTGGAATTAATCACAGCTGACCCCCCATCACCCTTGCTCAGGAAGTGGATGCAAAGCCAAGGATACATCTTGCCAGAACCGATCAATGTGGAATACCAAGACGAGGCGCCAAGCCAGCAAGTAACTCCAACCATTGAGGCTGATTTGCTATTGAACCTAGATACTGAGATAGAGACACCGGGAGATGTGGATGTAGAAGATGAAGCACAAGAATTTTCTGAGCCACAAACTGTTGAGGTTGATTTGCCATTAAATCTAGATGCTGAAATAGCAACAGCAGAAAATGCGGCTGTAGAAGATGAATTGCCAGCACCCTCTGAGTCACCGGAGCAATTACCACAACTATTACCTCCGAGTCCTGTAAAGACATCTTCTGCTTGGTTGGCGCAAGAAATCGTTGTCGATGATATCTATAGCGAACTAGAAGATGAAGTTACCAACAGTCAACCCCCTGAAGAACGGCAGGAAGGACTTTCAGAATTATCCCGTCCCCTGCCGATGATTGGGGCTATCATCGAGTCTTTGCCAATTCCGCAACTGTATATGCCAGATGGCGAACTGATCGCTGGTACTTCTGTGAGAGTGCGCGTAGAACTGCCTGAGGTATCTTCGCAAGTTGTTGTTAAGTTATGGATTGAGGATTACCAAACTCGCGCGTTGCTAGACGGGCCTCATTTGCTGACAAATTTGCTACCTAACTCCTTGGGAGGGTTAGAAGTGATGACGCAAATAAGTATTCCCTTTGGCTGTTTGGAAATTCGCTTGGAGGCGATCGCCCTGGATATAGCCACCCAACAAGAAAGTCACAAAGTCACAATAGTCAGGACTGTGATTCCTCCTGATTTACCGACTTTGCCGCCGGATGAATTACTCGGTATGTGAGCACTCCTCTCGAGAGAGGCTGTGTTAAAAATCTTGAGAATTTCAAAAATTCGGGGAAATTTGCAGTAAGCTCATTTTGAATTGTAGTGTAACTTAACAGGAATCCTTTCTATGTCAGGTTCATTTTTGCCTTCTATCTTGGCTTATTCTTCATTTTTGCCTTCTATCTTTGTGCCTCTGACTGGTCTAGTTTTACCAGCAGTCGTCTTCGCCTTTTTCTTTGTATACATCGAAAGCGAAGATATTGCCTAATTAGGCAATAGGTAATTGGTAGCTTCACTTTTTACCAATTACCATTTTTCTTGAGTGAATAAAACAATACCGCCCATCTCAATGAGACAGGCGGTTTTTTCAATGCCGATTTCTAAACAAATGCTAGAAAATCCAAATTTTATGATATTCGGCTCCGGCTAGGATTATATCGAAGAACCGAGACCTGCATAGGCTCCGTAAAAGAAAATACCTACCACAGTTATGACACCCAACCCTGCGATCGTAGCGACGACCCACAGAGGAATTCTCCCACTTCCAGACACAGCTTTTCTCCTCCCTTAATAACTAATCAACACAAACTAAATCAACAAAAAGTAACAACTGTAGTTCCAGTTAGTTAAAGAAGTAACTAGAAAACAGAATCCCCAGCACGAAAACGAGTAATAGTCCCAGGTAGAGCGAAGTCCGGTTTAATTCAACCGGCTGATTATTTGGATTAGGCGATCTTTCCATGAGTTGCTCCTAGCGTTGAATAAACTGCATTGCGGCGATCGCGCCCAAAAAGAATACGGTTGGTACAGCTAAGGTATGAACTGCAATCCATCTAACCGTAAAAATGGGATAGGTAACTGGTTGATTGATATTATTACCGCTAGTCATGATTTCAAACTACTTTCCGATAAATTGGTCAACTTGCTTTTTAGCTTCAAAACGGTTCTTCACAATTGGCACTTCTTGCCGTGCTTGTGTGAAATACTGATCTGGTCTGGGTGTGCCAAACGTATCATAAGCCAGACCAGTGCTGACAAACAGCCAACCCGCAACAAACAAAGCTGGGATGGTGATGCTGTGAATTACCCAGTAACGAATACTGGTAACGATGTCCGAAAACGGACGTTCTCCGGTGGTACCTGCCATTTAAATCACTACCCTCTCAAAGACTATTATTGAGTTTATTATCCTACAAAGTTTAGAAAGAGTTACAAGTTGCAACGTCCTTCTCAGAAACTAGCATAAATACCTAAGCTGCCTCTGGTTGAGAAGCTGTTTCTACAGTGGGTTGGTATTTTAGCAAAACGCCGCGATCGCCAATAATAAATCCCTGATCAGGCTTCAAGAAAATAACCTTATAAAAATTAGCGGCTACTTCTTCCACTTCACGGTCTTTTTCCCAGGTTTTACCACCATCGGTACTCCGCAGCAAATTACCACTACCGCCACCGATCCAAATTTCATCAGGTGTGCGATATGCCAAATCCAGTAAACCCCAGCTAGTAGACAACTCAGGATATTTTGCTTCTAGCCACTCATCAGGTTTAGTGGTGTCGCTAAACTGAACTTGACCCCCCCGTGCTAACAACCACAACTGCCCATTGTCAGCAAAGCCCATATTTTCTAGCCGCTTAGAACTAAGGCGGTTATGGGGTACCCAAGCATTTTGTCCCGGTTCCCAAGTCGAGTAGAAACTACCCTTAGCAGAAACAGCAACATATTTACCATCAGCAGAACGTTCCAAGTTACGCACCACACCAACCGCAGCTTCCACCTGAGCCTTCCAATTTTTCCCGCCATCTGTGGTTTGATAGATTGCTCCCACATCAGTAGCCATCTCAGCTGTGTTCTCAGCCAGCGCCTTGATCACAATTGGATTACCGGGTAGCTTTTCGCTCAAGGCAATACGCGACCAATTACGACCTTCATCAGTAGTGTGTAGCAGCAGCGAAGGCTCTCCCGCAATCCAACCTTCTTTCCCAGCAAAACTTACTGAGTCAAAGCGATACCTGGCGTCATCCAATTCCAGATTTAAAGGTTTCCAAGTGTCTCCACCGTCATTTGTTTCCAAAAGGGTGGCATTACTACCAACTAAATAGCCATGCTGTGGATTATCAGTAAAGGCAATATCCAACAGCTTTGCCTCTGTAGGCACATTCACCACCTGCCAAGGGTTAGAACTGATAGAGGGGACTTTGCTACAACCTATACAAGCTAGGACTACTATCAACAGGGCAAACATTCTTTGCCAACTTCTCACAATTGAATGCATCAGTATTTCTTAGTCTTTTCTAAATTTTTGTCGGGGTTCTGTGAATGATCCGCTCTTGTACCATTAGATCAAGAGCGGCGTCTAGGGATTGAATACCCAGAGATTGCATTCTCAATCTCAGATTGTTAAAGGCCGCATTTAAGTCCCGATGAATTCTAAAAGGTATACCTGAATGGCAATAGCCGTCCTAGAGACTGGGTATAAAAGATAGCGGGTCTTATTGTAAGCCGTAGAGACTGATAAAAAACAAAAACCCAAGGGCCAAAGCACCAAAGATCAGAATGTTCTTTTGGGTTGGTGTCAGCGTGTTGACACCGAGACCGAAACCTAAATTTTCTTTGAAACCGGATGCTGTACCCGCAGGGCCGATGTTGGCAAAAGCGACCTTCTTGGCATTACAAACTGGACAGCGCCAATTTGCCGGTAGTTCTGCAAAAAGTGTACCTGAGACAATATCTTGCTTGTCATCTCCCTTCTCAGGTTCATAAACATAACCGCAGGAGCGACACTCGTAGCGGTCTAACTCTGGAGTCTCAACAGCTTGTTCAGCTTGTTCGCTCATGGCTAGCTCCTCGAAGAGGGGGGGAATATTAAATATACGTTACAAATTATGACATAACTGTTAGGCTTTTCTATCGCTACCAAAAACGAATCAAATACCTTCAGCGCGTCTGTTTCCCAGATTTCAGAAAAGGCAAAAAGATATAATGTAAAAGAACGTTACAGCCTTAATTACATCCTAAGCGGTAGATATTCATTGTGTTTGTCCTCAGCGGTTACGAGTATCTTCTAGGCTTTCTAATCATCTGTAGCCTAGTGCCTGCCCTGGCGCTCTCAGCGTCCAAGCTCCTACGACCCAGTGGTTCCAGCCCAGAACGGCGCACCACTTATGAATCCGGGATGGAACCCATCGGTGGGGCCTGGATTCAGTTCAACATTCGCTACTACATGTTTGCCCTAGTCTTCGTCGTCTTTGACGTGGAGACTGTGTTTTTATATCCTTGGGCGGTGGCTTTCCACCGTTTGGGGCTATTGGCATTTCTGGAAGCGCTAGTTTTTATTGCAATTCTTGTAGTCGCCTTAGTTTACGCATGGCGTAAAGGAGCTTTGGAATGGTCTTGAATTCTAACTTAACCACCCAGGATCAAGAGCGCATCATCAACCCCGTTGAGCGTCCGAAGGTCACTCAAGACCTTTCTGAAAATGTCATCTTGACTACGGTTGATGACCTCTACAACTGGGCGCGGCTTTCTAGTCTGTGGCCGCTGTTATTTGGTACAGCTTGCTGCTTTATTGAGTTTGCCGCTTTAATTGGCTCTCGCTTCGACTTTGACCGTTTTGGACTAATTCCCCGTTCTAGCCCCCGTCAAGCCGATTTAATCATTACTGCCGGGACAATTACCATGAAGATGGCACCGCAATTGGTGCGTCTTTATGAACAAATGCCTGAGCCGAAGTATGTGATTGCGATGGGAGCTTGCACAATTACTGGCGGGATGTTCAGCGTTGATTCCCCCACGGCTGTGCGTGGAGTTGATAAACTGATTCCCGTGGATGTGTACTTGCCTGGTTGTCCTCCCCGTCCGGAAGCGATTATCGACGCGATTATTAAGCTGCGGAAGAAAATCGCTAATGATTCAATCCAAGAGCGGGGTAACATCAAGCAAATCCATCGCTACTACAGCACAACCCATAACCTGAAGCCAGTGGAAGAAATTTTAACTGGTAAGTATTTGCAGTCAGAGACTCGCTACACACCACCAAAGGAATTGGCGGAAGCAATTGGTATGCCTATACCCCCGGCGCTGCTGACAGCAAAGACACAAAAGGAGGAAGAATACCGTGGCTGATGAAGAAT includes the following:
- a CDS encoding rubredoxin, with the translated sequence MSEQAEQAVETPELDRYECRSCGYVYEPEKGDDKQDIVSGTLFAELPANWRCPVCNAKKVAFANIGPAGTASGFKENLGFGLGVNTLTPTQKNILIFGALALGFLFFISLYGLQ
- the psbF gene encoding cytochrome b559 subunit beta — protein: MTSGNNINQPVTYPIFTVRWIAVHTLAVPTVFFLGAIAAMQFIQR
- the psbE gene encoding cytochrome b559 subunit alpha gives rise to the protein MAGTTGERPFSDIVTSIRYWVIHSITIPALFVAGWLFVSTGLAYDTFGTPRPDQYFTQARQEVPIVKNRFEAKKQVDQFIGK
- a CDS encoding photosynthesis system II assembly factor Ycf48 is translated as MHSIVRSWQRMFALLIVVLACIGCSKVPSISSNPWQVVNVPTEAKLLDIAFTDNPQHGYLVGSNATLLETNDGGDTWKPLNLELDDARYRFDSVSFAGKEGWIAGEPSLLLHTTDEGRNWSRIALSEKLPGNPIVIKALAENTAEMATDVGAIYQTTDGGKNWKAQVEAAVGVVRNLERSADGKYVAVSAKGSFYSTWEPGQNAWVPHNRLSSKRLENMGFADNGQLWLLARGGQVQFSDTTKPDEWLEAKYPELSTSWGLLDLAYRTPDEIWIGGGSGNLLRSTDGGKTWEKDREVEEVAANFYKVIFLKPDQGFIIGDRGVLLKYQPTVETASQPEAA
- the ndhK gene encoding photosynthetic/respiratory NAD(P)H-quinone oxidoreductase subunit K; translated protein: MVLNSNLTTQDQERIINPVERPKVTQDLSENVILTTVDDLYNWARLSSLWPLLFGTACCFIEFAALIGSRFDFDRFGLIPRSSPRQADLIITAGTITMKMAPQLVRLYEQMPEPKYVIAMGACTITGGMFSVDSPTAVRGVDKLIPVDVYLPGCPPRPEAIIDAIIKLRKKIANDSIQERGNIKQIHRYYSTTHNLKPVEEILTGKYLQSETRYTPPKELAEAIGMPIPPALLTAKTQKEEEYRG
- the ndhC gene encoding photosynthetic/respiratory NAD(P)H-quinone oxidoreductase subunit C encodes the protein MFVLSGYEYLLGFLIICSLVPALALSASKLLRPSGSSPERRTTYESGMEPIGGAWIQFNIRYYMFALVFVVFDVETVFLYPWAVAFHRLGLLAFLEALVFIAILVVALVYAWRKGALEWS
- the psaI gene encoding photosystem I reaction center subunit VIII, whose amino-acid sequence is MSGSFLPSILAYSSFLPSIFVPLTGLVLPAVVFAFFFVYIESEDIA
- a CDS encoding photosystem II reaction center protein L, yielding MERSPNPNNQPVELNRTSLYLGLLLVFVLGILFSSYFFN
- a CDS encoding photosystem II reaction center protein J is translated as MSGSGRIPLWVVATIAGLGVITVVGIFFYGAYAGLGSSI